A part of Cannabis sativa cultivar Pink pepper isolate KNU-18-1 chromosome 6, ASM2916894v1, whole genome shotgun sequence genomic DNA contains:
- the LOC115725469 gene encoding leucine aminopeptidase — MAPVDPHSFTDSTHPFATHISLSLYLDFPSSTIHGSALLSFPDPYTGPLSLDARSLIVHSVIDPKSHTPLPFSLSVPDPIRGCHLTISLENNHDSVLVVFTTHPSASALQWLSPPQTFNKTYPLVYTQCQAIHARSVFPCQDTPAARVRYTARLNIPRQLSAVMAARHVEKRAPISGEGSFLSCGDQMWCAEGRAVEEFVMEQPVPPYLFAFAVGELGFREVGPRTRVYAEAAPAVMDSAAREFAGTEDMIRQGEKLFGPYEWERFDLLVLPPSFPYGGMENPRMVFLTPTVIKGDSSGAQVVAHELAHSWTGNLITNKTNEHFWLNEGFTTYAERRIVEVVQGEEKAVLNIGIGWRGLNEEMERFKDNMEFTKLKMNQEGVDPDDVYSQVPYEKGFQFLWRIERQVGRPAFDEFLKKYIATFKFQSIDTDTFLDFLKANIPGIEKDVDLVLWTEGTGIPPDAYEPVSSLYTQIVTLANEFNLGRMPREDEVADWRGQEWELYLENLPKSVEASQIIALDQRYRLSESKDYEVKVGFLQLAITAKCRDYYGEVEKTLKEVGRMKYLRPLYTALVQGNGKEEEKIFSKRVFAEARDCYHPIAQGVVESILSKHL; from the exons ATGGCGCCCGTTGACCCACACTCATTCACCGACTCAACACACCCATTCGCCACTCAcatttccctctctctctacctcgaCTTCCCATCTTCCACAATCCACGGCTCAGCTCTTCTCTCCTTCCCCGACCCATACACAGGTCCTCTCTCCCTCGACGCTCGTTCACTCATCGTCCACTCCGTCATCGACCCAAAATCCCATACACCGCTTCCCTTCTCACTTTCGGTACCCGATCCAATCAGAGGCTGCCACCTCACCATCTCCCTCGAAAACAACCACGACTCAGTCCTCGTCGTCTTCACAACTCACCCTTCCGCCTCAGCTCTCCAATGGCTTTCACCGCCTCAGACCTTCAACAAAACCTACCCACTCGTCTACACACAGTGCCAGGCAATCCACGCGCGCTCCGTCTTCCCGTGCCAAGACACACCAGCGGCGCGCGTGCGATACACCGCCCGATTGAACATCCCTCGCCAGCTCTCGGCAGTGATGGCGGCGCGTCACGTGGAGAAGCGAGCTCCGATCTCCGGCGAGGGATCTTTTCTGAGCTGCGGCGATCAGATGTGGTGCGCCGAGGGTAGGGCGGTGGAGGAGTTCGTTATGGAGCAGCCGGTTCCGCCGTACTTATTCGCTTTTGCCGTTGGtgagttagggtttagggaGGTGGGTCCGAGGACTAGGGTTTATGCTGAGGCGGCTCCGGCGGTGATGGATTCGGCGGCGAGGGAGTTTGCCGGAACTGAGGATATGATTAGGCAAGGAGAGAAGCTGTTTGGGCCTTATGAATGGGAAAGGTTTGATTTGTTGGTTTTGCCGCCTAGTTTTCCGTACGGTGGAATGGAGAATCCGAGAATGGTGTTCTTGACTCCGACTGTGATTAAGGGTGATTCTAGTGGAGCTCAGGTTGTGGCTCATGAGCTTGCTCATAGTTGGACTGGGAATTTGATCACTAACAAAACCAATGAGCATTTCTGGTTGAATGAG GGTTTTACTACTTATGCTGAGAGGAGAATTGTGGAGGTGGTTCAAGGAGAAGAGAAAGCTGTTCTGAATATTGGAATTGGCTGGAGGGGTTTGAATGAGGAAATGGAGAGATTCAAGGACAACATGGAGTTTACAAAGCTTAAAATGAATCAAGAAGGAGTTGACCCTGATGATGTGTATTCTCAGGTTCCATACGAGAAAGGTTTTCAGTTTCTATGGCGAATCGAACGCCAG GTTGGAAGGCCTGCATTCGACGAGTTTCTGAAGAAATATATTGCAACGTTCAAGTTCCAGTCGATTGATACCGATACCTTCCTTGACTTTCTGAAAGCTAACATCCCCGGCATAGAGAAAGATGTTGACTTAGTTTTGTGGACAGAGGGTACCGGTATCCCACCAGATGCTTATGAACCGGTATCCAGCCTATACACACAGATTGTCACTCTTGCGAACGAATTCAACCTTGGTAGGATGCCGAGGGAGGATGAAGTTGCTGATTGGCGAGGACAAGAGTGGGAGCTATACTTGGAAAACTTGCCCAAATCTGTTGAAGCTTCACAG ATCATAGCTTTGGACCAGCGCTACAGGCTCTCAGAATCAAAAGATTACGAGGTGAAGGTGGGGTTTCTGCAGCTAGCCATTACCGCCAAGTGCAGAGACTACTACGGCGAGGTGGAGAAAACTCTCAAAGAAGTTGGGAGGATGAAATACCTTCGTCCACTCTACACTGCGCTCGTCCAAGGGAACGggaaggaagaagagaagatTTTCTCGAAAAGGGTGTTTGCAGAGGCTCGCGATTGTTATCATCCTATTGCACAAGGT
- the LOC115725595 gene encoding glucan endo-1,3-beta-glucosidase 4, giving the protein MMLERWLLSLFFLLVGITNVLGAFVGVNIGTDVSNLPSDTDIVAILKAHQFTHVRLYNADAQLLKALSGSGIEVMVGVTNEEVLGIGESAATAAAWVNKNVAAYMPSTNITAIGVGSEVLTVVPNAASVLVSAMNYLHKALVAANLNFQVKVSTPHSMDIIPKAFPPSTATFDSSWNSTLYQILQFLKNTNSYYMLNAYPYYGYTEGDGIFPIDYAIFRPLPSVKQIVDPNTLFHYSSMFDAMVDATYYAMEAANFSGIPVVVTEAGWPWLGGAKEPDANLENAETFNNNLIRRVLNNSGPPSHPTLPINTYIYELFNEDNRPGPISEKNWGVLFTNGTSVYPLTLGTSGQITGNSSSVFCVAKSDADSDKLQDGLNWACGQGRANCSAIQSGRPCYNPNTLENHASYAYNDYYQKMQSAGGTCDFDGSATTTNVDPSYGNCIFAGSSNSSTHGGFMPPSAFSPEVAPGSWSSFLQVSNFQLLMPAALLALVFV; this is encoded by the exons ATGATGCTTGAAAGATGGCTTCTCAGCCTGTTTTTCCTCTTAGTCGGCATCACCAATGTACTAG GTGCATTTGTCGGGGTAAACATTGGCACCGATGTTTCTAATCTTCCATCAGATACAGATATTGTTGCAATTCTAAAAGCACATCAGTTTACACATGTACGCCTTTATAATGCCGATGCTCAATTGTTGAAGGCTCTATCAGGCAGTGGAATAGAAGTAATGGTCGGTGTCACGAATGAGGAAGTTCTCGGGATTGGAGAATCAGCTGCAACAGCTGCAGCATGGGTTAATAAAAACGTCGCAGCTTATATGCCTTCAACTAATATAACCGCCATTGGTGTTGGCAGCGAAGTTCTTACCGTGGTTCCAAATGCTGCTTCGGTTTTGGTTTCTGCTATGAATTACCTTCATAAAGCTCTAGTTGCTGCTAACCTAAATTTTCAAGTCAAAGTCTCAACTCCACATTCCATGGACATTATTCCAAAGGCTTTTCCTCCGTCGACTGCGACCTTTGACTCTTCGTGGAATTCTACTCTTTACCAAATCCTTCAGTTTTTGAAAAACACAAATTCCTATTACATGTTAAATGCATATCCGTATTATGGATACACGGAAGGGGATGGCATTTTCCCAATTGATTATGCGATTTTCCGACCACTTCCCTCAGTCAAGCAGATTGTTGATCCCAACACTCTTTTCCACTATAGTAGCATGTTTGATGCAATGGTGGATGCTACCTATTACGCTATGGAGGCTGCAAATTTTTCGGGGATTCCTGTTGTTGTTACCGAAGCTGGTTGGCCATGGCTCGGTGGTGCTAAAGAACCGGATGCCAATCTTGAAAATGCTGAGACATTCAATAATAACTTGATCCGACGTGTTCTTAACAATTCAGGTCCACCGAGCCACCCGACCTTGCCTATAAATACATACATTTACGAATTGTTTAACGAAGACAATAGACCGGGACCTATTTCTGAGAAGAATTGGGGTGTGCTGTTTACGAACGGAACTTCTGTTTATCCTTTGACTTTGGGAACTTCTGGCCAAATTACTGGAAACAGTTCTTCTGTTTTCTGTGTAGCGAAATCTGATGCAGATTCTGATAAGTTGCAAGACGGTTTGAATTGGGCATGCGGGCAAGGCCGAGCTAATTGCAGCGCCATACAATCTGGCCGGCCGTGTTATAACCCTAATACTCTCGAAAATCATGCTTCGTATGCATATAATGATTACTATCAAAAAATGCAGAGTGCTGGTGGAACATGCGACTTTGATGGCTCCGCCACAACAACTAATGTCGATCCAA GTTATGGAAATTGTATATTTGCAGGAAG TTCTAATTCAAGTACTCACGGCGGATTCATGCCTCCCTCGGCTTTTTCACCTGAAGTTGCACCAGGATCGTGGAGTTCGTTCCTTCAAGTATCGAACTTTCAGCTTCTAATGCCAGCGGCATTGCTCGCTTTGGTTTTTGTTTGA
- the LOC115695692 gene encoding ent-kaurene oxidase, translating into MANMITLLLQGVEVEPLPLLTTLVLGVLILITLKRIVFSTKKKSELSKLPPVPRVPGLPVIGNLLQLKEKKPYLTFTNWANIHGPIYSIKTGASTLVVLNTTHVAKEAMVTRYSSISTRKLSSALKMLTSDKTMVAMSDYNDFHKMVKKHILGNVLGANAQKRHRCHRDTMAENVSRKFHAHVKDFPDEAVNFREIFEPELFGIALKEALGKDIEQSLYVEELSEHLSKEDIFKVLVIDQMEGAIEVDWRDFFPYLKWIPNKKIENKIERMIFRRKVVMKALIQEQKTRLASGEELNCYIDYLLSEAKTLTEDQISMLLWEVIIETSDTALVAAEWAMYEIAKDPKRQDRLYREIVELCGSEKLTEDSLSKLPYLMAVFHETLRKHSPVPIIPLRYAHEDTQLGGHYIPADTEIAINIYGCNMDEKKWESPEEWNPERFLDEKFDPMDLYKTMTFGAGKRVCAGSLQAMLIVCTVIGRLVQEFEWRLKDGEKEDVATVGLTTHKLHPMHAIINPRK; encoded by the exons ATGGCTAACATGAtcactcttcttcttcaaggtgtTGAAGTTGAACCACTACCTTTACTCACCACTCTTGTTCTTGGTGTTCTGATCTTGATTACCCTCAAAAGAATTGTCTTTTCCACTAAGAAGAAGAGTGAATTATCCAAACTCCCTCCTGTGCCTA GGGTTCCTGGGTTACCTGTGATAGGGAATTTGCTGCAATTGAAAGAGAAGAAGCCTTATCTGACATTTACTAATTGGGCCAATATTCATGGTCCAATATATTCCATCAAAACAGGTGCTTCAACTCTAGTGGTCCTCAATACAACTCATGTTGCCAAAGAG GCAATGGTGACTAGATATTCATCCATATCTACCAGAAAGCTGTCAAGTGCCCTAAAAATGCTCACTTCTGATAAGACTATGGTAGCCATGAGTGACTATAATGATTTTCATAAGATGGTGAAAAAACACATACTTGGAAATGTTCTTGGAGCCAATGCTCAG AAACGACACCGTTGTCACCGAGACACCATGGCAGAAAATGTTTCTAGAAAATTTCATGCTCATGTTAAAGACTTTCCTGATGAAGCTGTGAATTTTAGGGAGATATTTGAGCCTGAACTCTTTGGAATAGCTTTGAAAGAG GCCTTGGGGAAGGACATTGAACAGTCATTATATGTGGAGGAGTTAAGTGAGCATTTGTCAAAGGAAGATATATTCAAAGTTCTAGTGATTGATCAAATGGAGGGAGCCATTGAGGTGGATTGGAGAGATTTCTTCCCCTATCTTAAATGGATTCCCAATAAGAAGATCGAAAATAAAATCGAAAGAATGATTTTTCGAAGAAAAGTAGTGATGAAAGCCCTTATTCAAGAGCAAAAAACGCGACTTGCTTCCGGAGAg GAACTAAATTGCTACATAGATTATTTGCTGTCAGAAGCAAAAACACTGACAGAGGACCAAATCAGTATGTTGCTATGGGAAGTAATCATAGAGACATCAGACACTGctttggttgcagcagaatggGCTATGTATGAAATCGCTAAAGATCCAAAACGACAG GATCGTCTCTACAGAGAAATTGTAGAGCTTTGTGGATCGGAAAAACTAACAGAGGATAGTTTGTCCAAGCTTCCATACTTGATGGCTGTTTTCCATGAAACTTTGAGGAAACATTCTCCAGTTCCGATCATTCCTTTGCGTTATGCTCATGAAGATACTCAATTAGGAGGCCACTATATTCCTGCTGATACTGAG ATTGCAATTAACATATACGGGTGTAACATGGACGAGAAAAAGTGGGAAAGTCCGGAAGAGTGGAATCCCGAAAGATTTCTTGATGAGAAATTCGATCCAATGGATTTGTACAAAACAATGACATTTGGTGCCGGAAAGAGGGTGTGTGCCGGTTCGCTTCAAGCTATGTTGATAGTTTGTACTGTAATTGGTAGATTGGTTCAAGAGTTTGAGTGGAGACTCAAAGATGGGGAAAAAGAAGATGTGGCTACTGTTGGTCTCACCACTCATAAACTCCACCCCATGCATGCCATTATCAATCCAAGGAAATAA
- the LOC115724874 gene encoding pentatricopeptide repeat-containing protein At2g26790, mitochondrial isoform X1, translating into MQFSSLVLGYSRRVLQPTATYCVFKGGTAYFNGALSFSQIALGQLNCSSSHPINDCEQQTSTIVSVINSCNSNNADSCTPDIDTFRIVEILNNMKKDTKLAFSFFSQLKEAGFQHNVYTYSALITNLCHSGFQKKLDELFLDLVVTYKENQCLQISELLQTLTEEVEFDQSLVRAYDALIKAYASVGMFDEAIDLVFYMNRCGFAPHIFACNYLIQCLIKQDKVDMAMAAFKQLKRIGVRPNGYTYAIIMKMLCKKGRLEETLDVFLEIEEGGVAHSTIAYRAYIEGLCTNQRSALGYHVLQACQGASRPVGKHAYAAVIHGLCKEMKIKEAEKAFLDMETQGLVPNAHVYIALIHGYCNSGQLQKALSLCSYMMSNGVKANSLIISSILQCLCKMGMHSEVVNQFTDHKDSGIYLDEVCYNIVMDALCKLGKVEQAVNLVEEMKAKKMVLDIFHYTTLINGYYLQGKIEDGLNLMDEMKEKSGLTPDVAFYTMMISNYCKINCLSKAYDLFHYMKKKGIEPDVTCYNVLIGLHCKAEHLHEAFAVFDEMTVKGLEPDIVTYTALLSGYCTKGEMEKARLLFDGLIKKGLTPDVNFYTMMINSYCKVNCIREAYDLLHDMKSKGIEPDVICYTILIDTNCKMGNLKEATAVFHEMAESGVEPDLVTYRALLSGFYNKGDDENASILIQEMSSKGILFHNDSQISSL; encoded by the coding sequence ATGCAATTTTCATCTTTAGTATTGGGTTACTCTAGAAGGGTTCTTCAACCAACTGCCACTTATTGTGTGTTCAAGGGTGGTACAGCTTATTTCAACGGGGCACTTTCGTTCTCCCAAATAGCACTCGGGCAGTTGAACTGCAGCTCTTCTCATCCCATTAATGATTGTGAACAACAAACTTCCACTATCGTAAGTGTTATCAATAGCTGCAACAGCAACAATGCCGATAGTTGCACCCCCGACATTGATACCTTCAGGATTGTCGAAATCCTTAATAATATGAAAAAGGACACCAAACttgctttctctttcttttcccAATTGAAGGAAGctggtttccaacataatgtctATACATATTCTGCCCTTATCACTAATTTATGCCATTCGGGCTTTCAAAAGAAGTTGGATGAGCTCTTCTTGGATCTTGTGGTCACCTATAAAGAAAACCAATGCTTGCAAATCTCTGAGTTGTTACAGACTCTCACAGAAGAAGTTGAGTTTGATCAATCATTGGTTCGAGCTTATGATGCCTTGATCAAGGCTTATGCTAGTGTGGGTATGTTTGATGAAGCCATTGATCTTGTGTTTTACATGAATAGATGTGGATTTGCCCCTCATATCTTTGCTTGTAATTATCTTATTCAGTGCTTGATTAAGCAAGACAAAGTGGATATGGCTATGGCTGCATTCAAGCAGCTTAAAAGGATCGGGGTACGTCCTAATGGTTACACTTATGCAATTATTATGAAGATGCTTTGCAAGAAGGGAAGACTGGAAGAAACACTCGATGTGTTCTTAGAAATCGAGGAAGGTGGTGTAGCCCACTCAACTATTGCATATCGAGCATACATTGAAGGTCTTTGTACCAACCAAAGGTCAGCCTTAGGTTATCATGTGCTCCAAGCATGCCAAGGAGCGAGCAGGCCTGTTGGTAAACATGCTTATGCAGCTGTTATACACGGGTTATGCAAGGAGATGAAGATTAAAGAAGCCGAAAAAGCTTTTCTGGATATGGAAACACAGGGATTAGTTCCTAATGCACACGTGTACATTGCATTGATTCATGGCTATTGCAACAGCGGTCAATTACAGAAAGCTTTATCTCTCTGTAGTTATATGATGTCAAATGGTGTAAAAGCAAATAGTTTGATCATCAGTTCGATTCTTCAATGCTTGTGCAAGATGGGAATGCATTCTGAAGTGGTGAATCAGTTTACAGATCACAAGGATTCGGGGATCTATCTCGATGAAGTTTGTTACAACATTGTAATGGATGCTTTATGCAAACTAGGGAAAGTGGAACAAGCCGTTAACTTGGTCGAGGAGATGAAGGCCAAGAAGATGGTTTTGGATATCTTTCATTATACCACTCTGATCAATGGATATTATCTCCAAGGTAAAATCGAGGATGGTTTGAATCTGATGGATGAAATGAAGGAGAAAAGTGGATTAACCCCTGATGTTGCATTCTACACAATGATGATAAGTAACTACTGCAAGATAAATTGCTTATCAAAAGCCTATGATCTCTTCCATTATATGAAAAAGAAAGGCATTGAACCTGATGTGACTTGTTACAATGTTTTGATAGGCTTGCATTGCAAGGCAGAACATCTTCATGAAGCTTTTGCAGTTTTTGATGAAATGACTGTGAAAGGATTAGAACCTGATATAGTTACCTATACAGCTCTTCTTTCGGGTTACTGTACTAAGGGAGAAATGGAAAAGGCTCGATTGCTTTTTGATGGCTTGATTAAGAAAGGGTTAACTCCTGATGTAAATTTCTATACAATGATGATAAACAGCTACTGCAAGGTCAATTGTATCAGGGAAGCTTATGATCTCTTACATGATATGAAAAGTAAAGGGATAGAACCCGATGTGATATGTTACACGATTTTGATCGACACAAATTGTAAGATGGGTAATCTTAAGGAGGCTACTGCAGTTTTTCATGAAATGGCTGAAAGTGGTGTGGAACCTGATTTAGTAACTTATAGAGCTCTTCTGTCAGGATTTTATAATAAGGGTGATGATGAGAATGCTTCCATCCTCATTCAGGAAATGTCTTCCAAAGGGATATTGTTTCATAATGATAGCCAAATAAGCTCTCTTTAA
- the LOC115724874 gene encoding pentatricopeptide repeat-containing protein At2g26790, mitochondrial isoform X2 has protein sequence MLVWCLIKQDKVDMAMAAFKQLKRIGVRPNGYTYAIIMKMLCKKGRLEETLDVFLEIEEGGVAHSTIAYRAYIEGLCTNQRSALGYHVLQACQGASRPVGKHAYAAVIHGLCKEMKIKEAEKAFLDMETQGLVPNAHVYIALIHGYCNSGQLQKALSLCSYMMSNGVKANSLIISSILQCLCKMGMHSEVVNQFTDHKDSGIYLDEVCYNIVMDALCKLGKVEQAVNLVEEMKAKKMVLDIFHYTTLINGYYLQGKIEDGLNLMDEMKEKSGLTPDVAFYTMMISNYCKINCLSKAYDLFHYMKKKGIEPDVTCYNVLIGLHCKAEHLHEAFAVFDEMTVKGLEPDIVTYTALLSGYCTKGEMEKARLLFDGLIKKGLTPDVNFYTMMINSYCKVNCIREAYDLLHDMKSKGIEPDVICYTILIDTNCKMGNLKEATAVFHEMAESGVEPDLVTYRALLSGFYNKGDDENASILIQEMSSKGILFHNDSQISSL, from the exons ATGCTAGTGTGG TGCTTGATTAAGCAAGACAAAGTGGATATGGCTATGGCTGCATTCAAGCAGCTTAAAAGGATCGGGGTACGTCCTAATGGTTACACTTATGCAATTATTATGAAGATGCTTTGCAAGAAGGGAAGACTGGAAGAAACACTCGATGTGTTCTTAGAAATCGAGGAAGGTGGTGTAGCCCACTCAACTATTGCATATCGAGCATACATTGAAGGTCTTTGTACCAACCAAAGGTCAGCCTTAGGTTATCATGTGCTCCAAGCATGCCAAGGAGCGAGCAGGCCTGTTGGTAAACATGCTTATGCAGCTGTTATACACGGGTTATGCAAGGAGATGAAGATTAAAGAAGCCGAAAAAGCTTTTCTGGATATGGAAACACAGGGATTAGTTCCTAATGCACACGTGTACATTGCATTGATTCATGGCTATTGCAACAGCGGTCAATTACAGAAAGCTTTATCTCTCTGTAGTTATATGATGTCAAATGGTGTAAAAGCAAATAGTTTGATCATCAGTTCGATTCTTCAATGCTTGTGCAAGATGGGAATGCATTCTGAAGTGGTGAATCAGTTTACAGATCACAAGGATTCGGGGATCTATCTCGATGAAGTTTGTTACAACATTGTAATGGATGCTTTATGCAAACTAGGGAAAGTGGAACAAGCCGTTAACTTGGTCGAGGAGATGAAGGCCAAGAAGATGGTTTTGGATATCTTTCATTATACCACTCTGATCAATGGATATTATCTCCAAGGTAAAATCGAGGATGGTTTGAATCTGATGGATGAAATGAAGGAGAAAAGTGGATTAACCCCTGATGTTGCATTCTACACAATGATGATAAGTAACTACTGCAAGATAAATTGCTTATCAAAAGCCTATGATCTCTTCCATTATATGAAAAAGAAAGGCATTGAACCTGATGTGACTTGTTACAATGTTTTGATAGGCTTGCATTGCAAGGCAGAACATCTTCATGAAGCTTTTGCAGTTTTTGATGAAATGACTGTGAAAGGATTAGAACCTGATATAGTTACCTATACAGCTCTTCTTTCGGGTTACTGTACTAAGGGAGAAATGGAAAAGGCTCGATTGCTTTTTGATGGCTTGATTAAGAAAGGGTTAACTCCTGATGTAAATTTCTATACAATGATGATAAACAGCTACTGCAAGGTCAATTGTATCAGGGAAGCTTATGATCTCTTACATGATATGAAAAGTAAAGGGATAGAACCCGATGTGATATGTTACACGATTTTGATCGACACAAATTGTAAGATGGGTAATCTTAAGGAGGCTACTGCAGTTTTTCATGAAATGGCTGAAAGTGGTGTGGAACCTGATTTAGTAACTTATAGAGCTCTTCTGTCAGGATTTTATAATAAGGGTGATGATGAGAATGCTTCCATCCTCATTCAGGAAATGTCTTCCAAAGGGATATTGTTTCATAATGATAGCCAAATAAGCTCTCTTTAA